In one window of Candidatus Neomarinimicrobiota bacterium DNA:
- a CDS encoding MmgE/PrpD family protein: MATSISRQLARFALALEFDDLPKEVVREAKRYLYDTIGCAFGGFDTRDSQIIRRLYRQMEGTHEASLLVSGERIPAVNATLVNAIAVRALDFNDIYWREDPSHPSDLIPAALSVGELAGATMQATLTAIVLGYEFEQRLCEFAKPGVRERKWHHATLTQFAAPLVAGKLLRLSEDQLVNAIGISGSHSHTIGAPTAGALTMTKNTVDPLAVQAGVFAALMAQEGFTGTEEIFEGKEGFMDVFGPDWDVPALVDNLGASFKIMECSMKAFPTEALTHTHIAATLQAVTEHDIQPEDIEEVRVTTIARARDILFDPAKYEPKSRETADHSLPYCIARAILDRKITIRSFDEEQLQDPRLKTIIHKIKGVASEEFEALFPEKQPSRVTIRTTSGQEHSVYREYPKGDPREPMTEQDLDDKFAALTSARLSEQGQARVKEAVFTSDTLAGVGHFMSMIVED; the protein is encoded by the coding sequence ATGGCAACCAGCATATCCCGGCAGTTGGCCCGGTTCGCACTGGCGCTGGAGTTTGACGATCTGCCCAAGGAGGTCGTCCGCGAGGCGAAGCGCTACCTGTACGACACCATCGGCTGCGCCTTTGGGGGTTTTGACACCCGGGACTCGCAGATCATCCGGCGGCTCTACCGGCAGATGGAGGGCACCCACGAGGCCAGCCTGCTGGTGAGCGGCGAGCGCATCCCGGCCGTGAACGCCACGCTGGTCAACGCCATTGCCGTGCGGGCGCTGGACTTCAACGACATCTATTGGCGCGAAGACCCGTCGCACCCCTCAGACCTCATTCCGGCGGCCCTGAGCGTGGGCGAGCTGGCGGGGGCCACCATGCAGGCGACCCTGACGGCCATCGTGCTGGGCTACGAGTTCGAGCAGCGCTTGTGCGAGTTTGCCAAGCCCGGCGTGCGGGAGCGCAAATGGCACCACGCCACGCTGACCCAGTTCGCCGCGCCCCTGGTGGCCGGCAAGCTCTTGCGGCTCAGCGAGGACCAGCTGGTCAACGCCATCGGCATCTCGGGCAGCCACAGCCACACCATTGGCGCACCCACGGCGGGGGCGCTGACGATGACCAAGAATACGGTGGACCCGCTGGCGGTGCAGGCGGGCGTGTTTGCCGCGCTCATGGCCCAGGAAGGGTTCACCGGCACCGAGGAGATTTTCGAGGGCAAGGAGGGCTTCATGGATGTGTTCGGCCCGGACTGGGACGTCCCGGCGCTGGTGGACAATTTGGGGGCCAGTTTCAAGATCATGGAGTGCTCCATGAAGGCCTTTCCCACCGAGGCGCTGACCCACACGCATATCGCGGCCACCCTGCAGGCCGTAACGGAGCACGACATCCAGCCGGAAGATATCGAGGAGGTGCGGGTCACCACCATTGCCCGGGCGCGCGACATTCTGTTCGACCCGGCCAAGTACGAGCCCAAAAGCCGGGAGACGGCGGACCACAGTCTGCCCTACTGCATCGCCCGGGCGATCCTGGACCGGAAAATCACGATCCGCAGTTTCGATGAAGAGCAGCTCCAGGACCCGCGCCTGAAGACCATCATCCACAAGATCAAGGGGGTGGCCAGCGAGGAGTTTGAAGCCCTGTTCCCGGAAAAACAGCCCTCGCGGGTGACCATCAGGACGACCAGCGGCCAGGAGCACTCCGTCTATCGGGAGTACCCCAAAGGTGATCCCCGGGAACCCATGACCGAGCAGGACCTGGACGACAAGTTCGCCGCCCTGACGTCAGCGCGGCTGTCTGAACAGGGTCAAGCGCGGGTCAAGGAAGCTGTCTTTACCAGCGATACGCTGGCCGGCGTGGGTCACTTCATGTCCATGATCGTGGAGGACTAG
- a CDS encoding tetratricopeptide repeat protein, which produces MGKPRRLTFWQALKERRVLPLLGLYLGASWVAVEFLGFLVDRYRLSPYLIDLVLLVLGTLLPAAVVLAWTHGKPGPDQWTRLDKVVLPANLALTVGLVLILFSGRDLGAITEVVTAEDETGARIERVIPKASFRKQAALYFFANESSDSEADWVRRWIPMAIYLDLIQDAYFDNRSPFQLSADLMESGAQLGDAPLALKREIARKLHLTYFLDGAVRGLHPFVLETRLYRTDRGRLLARHHYDGFDLGELVDRIAVDMKADLGVSPGEIDAAQDLPVAALSSDDPGALARFIDGMMQLSFHRDWAAAARSLMRAVDADPTFALAQFYLYQTNLLLGTESGDAIDAAMHYLYKVPERLQGAIKEVYYTWRGEPEKALAVLRLDVTLFPDDIIAHRRLANFYRKTAYFVEALGQYEFILELDPADELVLRDIANIHGALGHFEEALASLQTYSDQYPRDVEALLETGEIYQLLGRLADAEQVYDRAALLAPQGARVMMLRASLHFQQGALEAALRLARQAADAAQTVKAEVEALTRLAGHYESLGRIKEAMQVIRQAIPAERKLYGPAGSAVLRLKHFNLYALTTMADSAEALLADMDVHLPSPWNDVLDVMQIYFRLSRENPAITDREMEQVEAFYQEYKLLVDVPWELMNARIRESRGEYRQAIHGYIAALSRYPKRLMVQRHVARCYRQLGDEEAALATIRELLAVYPNNPAALYEQYQILRGADADGAQIPLRRLAAIWAEADEVYLPARDVRQALGAEVRL; this is translated from the coding sequence ATGGGCAAACCGCGACGACTCACATTTTGGCAAGCGCTGAAGGAGCGCCGGGTCCTGCCGCTGCTGGGACTCTACCTGGGGGCGTCCTGGGTGGCGGTGGAGTTCCTGGGCTTCCTGGTGGACCGCTACCGGCTGTCCCCGTACCTCATCGACCTGGTCCTGCTGGTGCTGGGCACGCTGCTGCCGGCGGCGGTAGTGCTGGCCTGGACCCACGGCAAGCCGGGGCCTGACCAGTGGACGCGTCTGGACAAGGTGGTCCTGCCGGCCAACCTGGCGCTCACGGTCGGGCTGGTACTGATCCTGTTCTCGGGCAGGGACCTGGGGGCGATTACCGAGGTGGTCACGGCGGAGGATGAGACCGGCGCGCGCATTGAGCGGGTCATCCCCAAGGCCAGTTTTCGCAAGCAGGCGGCGCTCTATTTTTTTGCGAATGAGAGCAGCGACAGCGAGGCGGATTGGGTCAGGCGCTGGATTCCCATGGCGATCTACCTCGACCTGATCCAGGACGCCTACTTTGACAACCGCTCGCCGTTTCAACTGAGCGCCGACCTGATGGAGTCAGGGGCGCAGCTGGGTGATGCGCCGCTGGCTCTCAAACGGGAGATTGCCCGCAAACTGCACCTGACCTACTTCCTCGATGGCGCCGTCCGCGGCCTGCACCCGTTCGTCCTGGAAACCCGCCTCTACCGGACCGACAGGGGGCGACTGCTGGCCCGCCATCATTATGACGGCTTCGATCTGGGGGAGCTTGTGGACCGGATTGCTGTGGACATGAAGGCCGACCTGGGGGTGTCGCCAGGGGAGATTGACGCGGCGCAGGACCTGCCGGTGGCGGCCCTATCGTCGGATGATCCGGGTGCCCTGGCCCGCTTCATCGACGGCATGATGCAATTAAGTTTTCATCGGGATTGGGCGGCGGCAGCCCGGTCGCTCATGAGGGCGGTAGATGCGGACCCGACCTTTGCGCTGGCCCAGTTCTATCTCTACCAGACTAACCTGTTGCTGGGCACCGAGTCGGGGGACGCCATCGACGCAGCCATGCACTACCTCTACAAAGTGCCCGAGCGCCTGCAGGGTGCTATCAAGGAGGTTTACTATACCTGGCGGGGGGAACCGGAGAAGGCCCTGGCGGTCCTGCGGCTGGACGTAACCCTTTTCCCCGACGACATTATTGCCCACCGGCGCCTGGCGAATTTTTACAGGAAAACCGCCTATTTTGTCGAGGCCCTCGGGCAGTACGAGTTCATCCTGGAGCTCGACCCGGCCGACGAGCTGGTGCTGCGGGACATTGCCAATATACACGGGGCGCTGGGCCATTTTGAGGAGGCGCTGGCCAGCCTGCAAACCTACAGCGATCAGTATCCACGAGACGTCGAGGCCCTGCTGGAAACGGGTGAAATTTACCAGCTACTGGGGCGACTGGCCGATGCCGAGCAGGTATACGACCGGGCGGCGCTGCTGGCCCCTCAGGGGGCCCGGGTGATGATGCTCCGCGCCAGCCTCCACTTTCAGCAGGGGGCGCTCGAAGCTGCGCTGCGCCTCGCCAGGCAAGCGGCGGATGCGGCCCAGACCGTAAAGGCGGAGGTGGAGGCGCTTACCAGGCTGGCGGGCCACTACGAGTCGCTGGGACGCATCAAGGAGGCCATGCAGGTGATTCGCCAGGCCATTCCCGCCGAGCGTAAGCTGTATGGGCCCGCAGGCAGCGCCGTTCTGCGCCTCAAGCACTTCAACCTGTATGCGCTCACCACCATGGCTGACTCGGCCGAAGCGCTGCTGGCCGACATGGATGTCCACCTGCCGAGCCCGTGGAACGATGTGTTGGATGTGATGCAGATCTACTTCCGGCTGAGCCGGGAAAACCCGGCCATCACAGACCGTGAGATGGAGCAGGTGGAGGCCTTTTACCAGGAGTACAAGCTGCTGGTGGACGTTCCGTGGGAACTGATGAATGCCCGCATCAGGGAGAGCAGAGGCGAATACCGCCAGGCCATCCACGGCTATATTGCGGCGCTGTCGCGCTACCCGAAGCGGCTGATGGTGCAGCGCCACGTGGCCCGCTGCTACCGCCAGCTGGGCGATGAGGAAGCGGCCCTGGCAACGATCAGGGAGCTGCTGGCGGTGTACCCCAACAATCCGGCCGCGCTCTACGAGCAGTATCAGATCCTGCGAGGCGCCGATGCCGATGGCGCTCAAATCCCGCTCCGCCGCCTGGCCGCCATTTGGGCTGAGGCCGACGAGGTCTACCTACCGGCGCGGGATGTGAGACAGGCGCTGGGGGCTGAGGTTCGGCTGTAG
- a CDS encoding DUF4835 family protein, whose translation MWNYVPIALLVLATALPAQFREVTTQIDTERLSVRERQELQGLEEAIRQFYLHSPWEDDVADLDMMLDMQLVVLSTVNIGNEIYYQAQILFNKRQDQVYFVRDATFPYSAGRSINFSPTFDPLASFLEFYGYIIIAAELDTYEVLAGTAYYTRASNLAATGENDPFVGRAWSSRVSLVERLISNQDMRRAKAYFYEALGIVAEEQPDAPALRQALGKFHTSVSTVVRRQGQERYLSIFLSGHAKETAEMLARAGMWRELDDMQVLNPDSDRIYRDFLKEKDR comes from the coding sequence ATGTGGAACTATGTGCCCATAGCACTGCTCGTGCTGGCGACGGCGCTCCCCGCTCAGTTTCGCGAGGTGACGACCCAAATTGACACGGAGCGGCTTAGCGTGCGCGAGCGTCAGGAGCTCCAGGGGCTGGAGGAAGCCATACGTCAGTTCTACCTGCACTCCCCGTGGGAGGATGACGTCGCCGATCTGGACATGATGTTGGATATGCAACTGGTCGTTCTCTCAACCGTCAACATCGGTAACGAGATCTACTACCAGGCTCAGATTCTGTTCAACAAGCGGCAGGACCAGGTCTACTTTGTCCGCGACGCCACCTTCCCCTATTCCGCGGGCAGGTCCATCAATTTCTCGCCCACGTTCGACCCGCTGGCCTCATTTCTGGAGTTCTACGGCTATATCATCATCGCGGCCGAACTGGACACCTATGAGGTTCTGGCCGGTACGGCCTACTACACCCGGGCTTCCAATCTGGCCGCAACGGGTGAGAATGACCCCTTCGTGGGCCGCGCCTGGTCCAGTCGGGTCAGCCTGGTGGAGCGGCTGATCTCAAACCAGGACATGCGCCGGGCCAAAGCCTACTTTTACGAGGCCCTGGGGATCGTCGCCGAAGAGCAGCCCGATGCACCCGCACTGCGGCAGGCGCTGGGCAAATTCCATACCTCGGTAAGCACGGTGGTGCGTCGCCAGGGACAGGAGCGCTATCTCTCGATTTTTCTGTCCGGCCACGCCAAGGAGACGGCCGAAATGCTCGCCCGGGCGGGCATGTGGCGGGAACTGGACGATATGCAGGTGCTCAACCCTGACAGTGACCGCATCTACCGGGACTTTCTGAAGGAAAAAGATCGCTAG
- a CDS encoding NAD(P)/FAD-dependent oxidoreductase, which produces MSTTPQFDIITIGGGIGGSAAALRAAQNNMRTLLVTGSKDAHIRSRSQWVMNVDNMITVHEGLIRNQLLATLRTGGDSQGVALIEAQHYHIPNRLIIKNTRARLTKHYPDQVTILDADCQAVRIVDGGFTVEVDALTYQAPAVVLATGIMDEQPKIQIHDRHGNLIESTRPIYPFANRESVLYCIRCEGHLTRADAVAVFGSSDTAAEVAFMLHERYDNAVYILTNGAEPALSDGNRTLCDAYGIELVPQRITDFVRGDVGELCAIAFHGHPEIEVRFALVVLGTYQVYNELARQLGVKLLDDELPPQQRQIAIDSRGETSVPNFFAVGDAARRTDEPTMKQIYTAQEYAVRAVDSIDYRRRLRMREQALAA; this is translated from the coding sequence ATGAGCACTACCCCACAGTTTGACATCATCACCATCGGTGGCGGAATTGGCGGCAGTGCCGCCGCCCTGCGAGCCGCCCAGAATAACATGCGGACACTGTTGGTGACCGGTTCAAAAGACGCTCACATCCGCAGCCGCTCGCAGTGGGTCATGAACGTGGACAACATGATCACCGTCCACGAAGGACTGATCAGAAACCAGCTGCTGGCCACGTTGCGCACCGGTGGCGACTCCCAGGGGGTGGCGCTCATCGAGGCCCAGCACTACCACATCCCCAACCGCCTCATCATCAAAAATACCCGGGCGCGGCTCACAAAACACTACCCGGACCAGGTCACCATACTGGACGCGGATTGCCAGGCCGTTCGGATCGTCGACGGGGGGTTCACCGTTGAGGTGGACGCCCTGACTTACCAGGCGCCCGCTGTGGTGCTGGCCACCGGCATCATGGACGAGCAGCCAAAAATCCAGATACACGACCGGCACGGCAATCTGATTGAGTCCACACGTCCCATCTATCCTTTCGCCAACCGTGAATCCGTGCTCTACTGCATCCGCTGCGAGGGTCACCTCACCCGCGCTGACGCCGTGGCCGTCTTTGGCTCCAGCGATACGGCCGCCGAGGTCGCCTTCATGCTCCACGAGCGCTACGACAACGCCGTCTATATCCTCACCAATGGCGCCGAACCCGCCCTTTCCGACGGCAACCGCACCCTCTGCGACGCCTACGGCATCGAGCTGGTCCCGCAACGCATCACCGATTTTGTGCGTGGCGACGTTGGCGAGCTGTGCGCCATTGCGTTCCATGGCCATCCCGAAATAGAGGTGCGCTTTGCCCTGGTTGTGCTGGGCACTTACCAGGTCTACAACGAGCTTGCCCGCCAGCTGGGCGTCAAACTGCTGGATGACGAACTTCCGCCCCAGCAGCGCCAGATCGCCATCGATTCCCGCGGCGAAACGTCGGTGCCCAACTTCTTTGCCGTGGGCGATGCGGCCCGGCGCACCGATGAGCCCACCATGAAGCAGATTTACACCGCCCAGGAATATGCGGTCCGCGCCGTGGACAGCATCGATTACCGACGGCGGCTCAGGATGCGCGAGCAGGCGCTGGCCGCATAG
- a CDS encoding HD domain-containing protein, with protein sequence MSNIADLIRSREEHQPVLEAASQLGQEQGLTPYVVGGYVRDLILQRPNHDIDLVIAGDGIAFAHALAERLGVGKVVEYAKFGTALIPMQGLEVEVATARSEIYQPDSRKPSITAGDVETDLSRRDFTVNALAASLGRESFGDLLDPYTGIQDMRKGILRTPLDPDTTFRDDPLRMLRAARFAAQLEFEVVADGLASIARNKERISIISRERITGEIMKLLSANRPSTGFFILKETGLLAYVFPELDVLSGVEVRDGRGHKDVFTHTLQVVDNAAAASGKTALRFAGLVHDIGKPMTKRYHAQSGWTFHHHEEVGRRMLEEVARRMRLSNELRNYLMKLTRLHLRPIALAKEGVTDSAVRRVMHEAGDDVDDLMILCRADITTKQAALQKRYLGNFERVEQLMGDVTLRDEMRAFQSPVRGDEIMVECALEPGPLVGRLKRAIESAILDDRIPNTREAALAYLREIKDEILSTPS encoded by the coding sequence ATGAGCAATATCGCTGACCTCATTCGTTCCCGGGAAGAGCACCAGCCCGTACTGGAGGCCGCCAGCCAGCTGGGGCAGGAGCAGGGGCTTACCCCCTACGTTGTGGGCGGCTACGTACGGGACCTCATTCTCCAGCGGCCGAACCATGACATTGACCTGGTGATTGCCGGCGACGGGATCGCATTTGCCCATGCGCTGGCAGAGCGGCTGGGGGTGGGCAAGGTCGTGGAGTACGCGAAGTTCGGGACGGCGCTGATCCCCATGCAGGGGCTGGAGGTGGAAGTGGCCACCGCCCGCAGCGAGATCTACCAGCCCGATTCGCGGAAGCCGAGCATCACTGCCGGTGACGTAGAGACGGACCTGTCCCGGCGGGACTTCACCGTCAACGCCCTGGCCGCCTCGCTGGGCAGGGAGAGTTTCGGCGACCTGCTCGACCCATACACCGGCATTCAGGACATGCGCAAGGGCATCCTGCGCACGCCCCTTGACCCGGACACGACCTTCAGAGACGACCCGCTGCGCATGCTCCGTGCGGCGCGGTTCGCCGCGCAGCTGGAGTTTGAGGTGGTGGCCGACGGCCTGGCGAGCATTGCGCGCAACAAGGAGCGCATCAGCATTATCAGCCGGGAGCGCATCACCGGCGAGATCATGAAGCTGCTGTCCGCCAACAGACCCAGCACCGGTTTTTTTATTCTCAAGGAGACGGGCCTGCTGGCCTACGTCTTCCCCGAGCTCGATGTCCTGTCCGGCGTGGAAGTGCGGGATGGCCGCGGCCACAAGGACGTCTTTACCCACACGCTGCAGGTGGTTGACAACGCCGCCGCCGCGAGCGGGAAGACCGCCCTGCGCTTTGCGGGCCTGGTGCACGACATCGGCAAACCCATGACCAAGCGCTATCATGCCCAGAGCGGCTGGACCTTTCATCACCACGAGGAGGTAGGGCGCAGAATGCTGGAGGAGGTGGCCCGCCGCATGCGGTTGTCCAACGAACTGCGCAACTATCTGATGAAACTGACCCGGCTGCACCTGCGGCCCATTGCCCTGGCCAAGGAGGGGGTCACCGACAGTGCGGTACGGCGGGTGATGCACGAGGCCGGCGACGACGTGGACGACCTGATGATTCTGTGCCGCGCCGATATCACCACCAAGCAAGCCGCTCTGCAGAAACGCTACCTGGGCAACTTCGAGCGGGTGGAGCAGTTGATGGGGGATGTGACGTTGCGCGACGAGATGCGGGCGTTTCAGTCACCGGTACGGGGGGACGAGATCATGGTGGAGTGCGCTCTGGAGCCCGGTCCGCTGGTGGGCCGGCTCAAGCGCGCCATCGAGTCGGCCATCCTGGATGACCGCATCCCCAACACCCGGGAGGCGGCACTGGCCTACCTGCGGGAAATCAAGGACGAGATACTCTCCACGCCATCCTAG
- a CDS encoding TonB-dependent receptor, with amino-acid sequence MRFALLSVVFATLLGGQQAASISGFVTDAESGEALTGANVVLQGTHQGTAANLDGYYVLSNLAPGSHVLQVSYLGYATLDVEIAVSSGQVYRHNVELVPKSLEGETVEVTADREKFQRDITVSSVTLNPISLRSLPQLGEVDLFRAIQLLPGVRAQSEFSSGLIVRGGNSDQNLILFDGITVYNPSHLGGLFSTFITEGLREAELLKGAYPAEYGGRLSSVLDIHSKDGNSKQMAGSAEISLVAAKALIEGPLGSGGWLLTGRRTYLDQVLKALNSAAVIDFELPYYFYDLQGNLYQNFGVNDRVSVSLYSGTDNLDWPEILAQINWGNQTVSTRWRHLFSTRLISTFMLADSRFETNFAFGGSGAAEFHNRIRDVSAKGDLTYFSSDQRSIKFGFETKAMDIHYLATFGSDTTALLNQAPLQTAIYYDDKWNFHRWVLRYGLRLNYYDLAREKVTLAPRLSAKYLLNTSSALNLSLGRYYQYIFTVNDEFNLQVINYWLAQDGSTPQQYSDQLILGYEYQGRGTYFSIEGYAKTMYNLQVFRDTRASFDEPGFGSTVGENFRSTDAVAWGGELFARKTRGRLTGYLGYTLSWVVKQIEGEPKYWANWDRRHEFKTSASWSLTPKWGLSSTFQVGMGYPYTRMLGTYLYYEPGLEDDLTIETLPGTRNNARLPAYHRLDLSLTRRLSGKRLAGELYINIINIYNHRNVLYVFWDTDELVTGKAAVKSELKMFPIIPSLGIRLSF; translated from the coding sequence GTGAGATTCGCTCTCCTCAGCGTTGTATTTGCCACCCTGCTGGGGGGCCAGCAGGCGGCCAGCATTTCGGGCTTTGTCACTGATGCCGAGTCGGGGGAGGCGCTCACCGGCGCCAATGTCGTGCTGCAGGGCACCCACCAGGGCACGGCAGCCAACCTGGACGGCTACTACGTTTTGAGCAACCTGGCACCGGGCAGCCACGTGCTGCAGGTGAGCTATCTGGGTTACGCAACCCTCGACGTTGAGATCGCCGTGAGCAGCGGACAGGTCTATCGCCACAATGTGGAGCTGGTGCCCAAAAGCCTAGAGGGCGAGACGGTGGAGGTGACCGCGGACAGGGAGAAGTTTCAGCGCGATATCACGGTGAGCAGTGTTACGCTCAATCCGATAAGTCTGCGGTCATTGCCGCAGCTGGGGGAGGTGGACCTGTTCCGTGCGATCCAGCTGCTGCCGGGTGTGCGGGCGCAGTCGGAATTTTCCAGCGGCCTGATTGTGCGCGGCGGCAACAGCGACCAGAACCTGATCCTGTTTGACGGTATCACCGTTTACAATCCCTCCCACCTGGGGGGTCTGTTTTCCACGTTTATCACGGAGGGTCTGCGGGAGGCGGAGCTGTTGAAGGGGGCCTATCCGGCGGAGTATGGCGGCCGACTCTCCAGCGTGCTGGACATTCACAGCAAGGACGGCAATTCCAAGCAGATGGCGGGGAGCGCCGAGATCAGCCTGGTGGCTGCCAAGGCGCTTATCGAGGGGCCGCTGGGCAGCGGCGGGTGGTTGCTCACTGGCCGGCGGACCTATTTGGACCAGGTGCTGAAGGCGCTCAACAGCGCCGCTGTCATCGATTTTGAGCTGCCCTACTACTTCTACGACCTGCAAGGCAATCTGTACCAGAATTTTGGCGTGAATGACCGGGTGTCGGTGAGTCTGTACAGCGGCACCGACAACCTCGACTGGCCCGAAATCCTGGCCCAGATCAACTGGGGCAACCAGACGGTGAGCACCCGCTGGCGCCACCTGTTCAGCACCCGGCTCATCTCCACGTTCATGCTGGCGGACTCGCGGTTTGAGACCAATTTCGCTTTCGGAGGCAGCGGCGCCGCCGAGTTTCACAACCGGATACGCGACGTGTCCGCGAAGGGTGACCTGACCTATTTCAGCAGCGACCAGCGATCCATCAAGTTCGGCTTTGAGACCAAAGCCATGGATATTCACTATCTGGCGACTTTCGGGAGCGATACGACCGCGCTGCTCAACCAGGCGCCGCTGCAGACGGCCATTTACTATGATGACAAGTGGAACTTTCACCGGTGGGTCCTGCGCTATGGTCTGCGCCTGAACTATTACGATCTGGCCCGGGAAAAGGTGACCCTGGCGCCCCGCCTGTCGGCCAAATATCTGCTCAACACCTCGTCCGCGCTGAACCTTTCGCTGGGGCGCTACTACCAATACATTTTTACGGTCAATGACGAGTTCAACCTGCAGGTGATCAACTACTGGCTGGCGCAGGATGGGTCCACACCGCAGCAGTATTCGGACCAGTTGATCCTGGGCTATGAGTATCAGGGCAGGGGGACCTATTTCTCCATCGAGGGCTACGCCAAGACCATGTACAACCTGCAGGTGTTCCGCGACACCCGGGCAAGTTTCGATGAGCCCGGTTTTGGCAGCACGGTGGGTGAGAACTTCCGGTCCACCGATGCGGTGGCCTGGGGTGGGGAGCTGTTTGCCCGCAAAACGCGGGGCCGACTGACGGGCTACCTGGGTTACACCCTGTCGTGGGTGGTGAAGCAGATTGAGGGCGAGCCGAAATACTGGGCCAACTGGGACCGGCGGCACGAGTTCAAGACCTCAGCCAGCTGGAGCCTGACGCCCAAATGGGGTCTGAGCTCCACTTTTCAGGTGGGGATGGGCTATCCCTACACCCGCATGCTGGGCACCTACTTGTATTATGAGCCGGGGCTGGAGGACGACCTCACGATTGAGACCCTCCCCGGGACGCGGAACAACGCGCGCCTGCCGGCCTACCACCGCCTGGACCTGAGCCTGACACGTCGCCTGAGCGGCAAGCGCCTGGCAGGGGAGCTGTACATCAACATCATCAACATCTATAACCACCGGAACGTGCTCTACGTTTTCTGGGACACCGACGAACTCGTGACGGGCAAGGCGGCGGTGAAGAGCGAGCTGAAAATGTTCCCCATCATCCCCTCGCTGGGCATCAGGCTATCGTTTTGA
- a CDS encoding DUF4249 family protein has product MIKRAVPVVGLVLMTLGGSGCDWINGLPPDQSYREKIVLNGTLIAGTLIDSSALTATIRLHRSADITEPYNDLSVTLDGATVTLTEGDSSYALLAYREAPGLWYHPTLLIQAGLTYSILVTTERHDPVTATTTVPSALAITDIMVDGEVRDSIGTIVYKPANGDSVTLFRPTQFTFRIVPDEALNPPAMARLVLTARNAEEPTMITDDDELRAFFIKWQGIPADSVAQRIRRGRSVSLNSINYGEEFIVGWSLLRFYGQQNLSIFAMDQAYLDYHKGNIEGLPSDPNYLPNSNVIGGYGLFSSANLGTGPSRSSMDWRLLRPGSGEGGSP; this is encoded by the coding sequence GTGATAAAACGGGCCGTTCCCGTCGTTGGACTGGTGCTGATGACGCTGGGGGGTTCCGGCTGCGACTGGATCAACGGACTGCCGCCGGACCAGTCCTACCGCGAGAAGATTGTGCTGAACGGCACCCTCATCGCCGGAACGCTTATCGATTCCTCAGCGCTCACCGCTACAATCAGGCTGCACCGCAGCGCCGACATTACCGAGCCTTATAATGACCTGTCAGTAACCCTGGACGGTGCCACGGTGACGCTGACCGAGGGTGATTCCAGCTATGCCCTGCTGGCCTACCGCGAGGCGCCGGGACTGTGGTACCACCCGACGTTGCTTATTCAGGCTGGGCTCACCTACAGCATTTTGGTGACTACGGAGCGGCATGATCCGGTCACCGCCACCACCACGGTACCCTCGGCGCTGGCCATCACCGACATCATGGTGGATGGCGAGGTACGCGATTCCATCGGCACGATCGTTTACAAGCCTGCCAATGGTGACAGCGTGACCCTCTTTCGGCCGACCCAATTCACCTTCCGCATCGTGCCCGATGAGGCCCTCAATCCGCCGGCCATGGCGCGACTCGTCCTGACCGCCAGAAACGCCGAGGAGCCGACCATGATTACGGACGACGACGAGCTGAGAGCGTTCTTCATAAAGTGGCAGGGGATTCCGGCCGACTCTGTTGCGCAGCGCATTCGTAGGGGCAGGTCGGTCTCGCTCAACAGCATCAATTACGGTGAGGAATTCATCGTGGGCTGGAGCCTGCTCCGGTTTTACGGGCAGCAGAATCTAAGCATTTTTGCCATGGATCAAGCCTACCTCGACTACCACAAAGGCAACATTGAGGGACTGCCGTCAGACCCCAATTATCTGCCGAACAGCAACGTTATCGGCGGGTATGGTCTGTTCAGTTCCGCCAATCTGGGAACCGGGCCGAGCCGGTCATCGATGGACTGGCGGCTGCTACGCCCCGGCAGTGGGGAGGGTGGTTCCCCATGA
- a CDS encoding GntR family transcriptional regulator, whose translation MTLTFGNKVPIYLQVAQMIRDAIMSGDLREGEAIPSVRQISVEQGLNPQTVLNATRLLVDEGILEKRRGVGIFVKAGGRKALMALELDRFKGNDLPALVKRAQLLGLSSRAAVKLVKAQFEE comes from the coding sequence ATGACCCTCACCTTTGGGAACAAGGTGCCCATCTACCTGCAGGTGGCCCAGATGATCCGGGACGCGATCATGTCCGGCGATCTGCGGGAGGGCGAGGCCATCCCCTCGGTGCGGCAAATTTCGGTGGAGCAGGGGCTGAACCCGCAGACCGTGCTGAACGCAACCCGCCTGCTGGTGGATGAGGGCATTCTTGAGAAGCGCCGGGGGGTGGGTATTTTTGTAAAGGCCGGAGGCAGGAAAGCGCTGATGGCGCTGGAGTTGGACCGGTTCAAAGGGAACGATCTGCCCGCCCTGGTGAAACGGGCCCAACTGCTGGGGCTATCCAGCAGGGCAGCCGTGAAGCTGGTCAAAGCGCAATTTGAGGAGTAA